One Candidatus Atribacteria bacterium genomic window, GAATTAGATTAAACCTTCTCTTTAACTGAACATCGATCTGCGCCCAGGAATTATCTATTCGACCTCTCAAAGTTACCAGTTTATTGTAAGTTAAAACTCCCCACAATACAATTAGAATAAGAAAAATCATGATAAAACTCATAAAAACACCCCTTTCTTTTTTTCATTTGATAAATTATTTAAAAGGCACCAGCTCCGCCTCCGCCGCCTCCTCCGCCGCCGCCGGATGAGAAGCCTCCTCCTGAACCGGTTGAGGAGCTTGTAGTAGCAAAAGCAGAACTGAATACGTTATCAAAAGACTTAAACATACTGCTATTTAATCGTCCGCTCCTATCAGTCATATGGTATAAGTAGGTTGAATTCATTAAAGATATATCTTGATTACTTAAGGCTATCTTTAATTTCGAAATAACTTTATCTGCTATCCCCAGGGAAATCGCGTAAACCAGATAATGCTCCCAAACTATAATAGAAGGGATTTCATAATCCTTCATATTGCTGAAATGTAATAAAAATCTTTTAAATGCCATCCATTTGGTATATTCATTTATTCCCGTTTGGGTCTTTTTTCTTATCAATGCACCATAGATGATCACTCCAAAGCCAGTGAAGATAACCGCAAACAACACGAACATAATAAACACTACCTGCATTCCTAAAAGGATCCCCAGAACAAATAATAAAAATATTCCGGCAAGTTCCATTAATACTGTCTTCCCTGCCGTCTTCAATCCTTCTTTTGATTCACCGAAATAATTATATTTTTTAAATTCTTCTCCTACTTTTTTCACCCAATTATTATAATTATGTCGAAAACTACTCTGGTTTCTTGATGCTTTAGCGTAATCTTTTATTTCTTTTAAGGTAATACTCGTACCATCGCCGATAGAGTAAAAAAGCCAATTGATTAAATTTGATTCATGTGCTTTTAAATTAGAATTGTCTCTTTCTTCAATTAATATAAATTTATAGTCCTTTTTTCTTCCTGTCTGAATCTCTTCGATTTTTAAATATTTCTTGCGTACCAGGTCCATCAAAGTTGCCATAATATCTTTGCTGCCCGCTCCCTGAATACTCACTAATTTACTCAAAACTGCCGGGGTAATATCCTGGGGTAATTCACGGTAATAATCCATTTCAACTTCTGGTCTTAATTCCCTGTCATATTTAAAATAAAGCCGGATAGCTAAAAATATATTAAATAAAATGACCAAGGGAACCAGTAGAATGACGATTATGTTGAAACCTCTCCCTTGATTTGCTTTTTTAGCCCAACCTAATTCCTCTTCCATTATTTGAGCAAATTTATTCTGGTTAATTATTTTACTACTATCAGGAATTATCCGGGCAGGGAATAAAATTCTCGCTTCCACCATTTCATTCGAAGACAATCTAAAAACTTCATAGGCTACCTTCCCGTCTTCCTGGATAGATACTTTTCCCTCTAAGGGACCATGTCCAAACACTTTTAATTCTTCTACTGAGACTTCTGCAGAGGGGAGTTCTACCTCTATCTTGATGTGACCAATGGGAGAAGTATTGGATTCATCAAAAAATTTCCAGTAGAATTCTGCGGTGTCGTTGTATAAGGTAGCCACATTTTTTAATCGGTATTCCAGTAAAAATAA contains:
- a CDS encoding DUF2207 domain-containing protein; amino-acid sequence: MVKIKKKLVIGFVLLVIILFSFTTLITCAERSFAITDYQAQVKILENGDVQVSEIFEYDFNGDFNGIIRTIGTKGSDGLQYFKASEYFPTDKELNYEQSTKGDMLTYKIYDASSNERKLFLLEYRLKNVATLYNDTAEFYWKFFDESNTSPIGHIKIEVELPSAEVSVEELKVFGHGPLEGKVSIQEDGKVAYEVFRLSSNEMVEARILFPARIIPDSSKIINQNKFAQIMEEELGWAKKANQGRGFNIIVILLVPLVILFNIFLAIRLYFKYDRELRPEVEMDYYRELPQDITPAVLSKLVSIQGAGSKDIMATLMDLVRKKYLKIEEIQTGRKKDYKFILIEERDNSNLKAHESNLINWLFYSIGDGTSITLKEIKDYAKASRNQSSFRHNYNNWVKKVGEEFKKYNYFGESKEGLKTAGKTVLMELAGIFLLFVLGILLGMQVVFIMFVLFAVIFTGFGVIIYGALIRKKTQTGINEYTKWMAFKRFLLHFSNMKDYEIPSIIVWEHYLVYAISLGIADKVISKLKIALSNQDISLMNSTYLYHMTDRSGRLNSSMFKSFDNVFSSAFATTSSSTGSGGGFSSGGGGGGGGGGAGAF